In Oceaniferula flava, one genomic interval encodes:
- a CDS encoding ATP-dependent helicase produces MSFDLSSLNPAQAEAVNALDGPVLILAGAGTGKTRTVTCRISHMVDRGIPADQILAVTFTNKAASEMSERVGQMVNKAAGKEITVCTFHSLCVRILRTGIDRLGYKQNFTIYTGNDQTGLIKQIIIRKGGAQEKIEPGLVISLISKAKNAGIPFSEMDDPFVAEVAQAYANELRAQNAVDFDDLLLLAEQLLREFPDVRDICRKRWTRVTVDEFQDTNSLQMRLLQQLVGEPYHVCVVGDDDQSIYGWRGAEVANILQFEKFFPNPKIIRLEYNYRSSDSIIHTANSLIVHNVGRREKQLRSVKPGGEDIRIISMPGDAEEAEFIAHEITDLHRVEKIPLEDIAILFRTNSQCRHLEQGLREEEIPYRMIGAQSFYDKREVRDILAYLQVLANPSADIPLLRIMNSPPRGIGQAAAIILTDNSRLRGGSVWESMGVPPEDLSTRAKNSILEFTTLIMKYRERMTSGAENMGDVLLELMEETGYIEWVKRNSKNEKEMDMRRNSIDDVVQQLKDASKKGKTLQKFLDQSALARDREDDNDIEKQKGVTLITLHASKGLEYPIVYLVGLEEGILPHKRSIEEGTTDEERRLLYVGITRAQDRCTLTWCSVRMKWGQEHAGEASKFLMELDDKYVEHMDYDDIMGEEASEEDLANFFADMRGDS; encoded by the coding sequence ATGTCATTTGATCTCTCCAGTCTGAACCCCGCGCAAGCCGAGGCTGTGAATGCCCTCGATGGACCCGTGCTTATTCTTGCAGGTGCCGGCACCGGGAAAACACGCACCGTGACCTGTCGGATTTCGCACATGGTGGACCGTGGCATCCCAGCCGATCAGATCCTCGCCGTGACCTTCACCAACAAGGCCGCCAGCGAGATGTCCGAACGTGTCGGCCAGATGGTCAACAAGGCCGCAGGCAAGGAGATCACCGTTTGCACCTTCCACTCGCTCTGCGTTCGAATTCTGCGCACCGGCATCGATCGGCTCGGCTACAAACAGAACTTCACCATCTACACTGGCAACGATCAAACCGGTCTGATCAAGCAAATCATCATCCGCAAGGGGGGCGCCCAGGAGAAAATCGAACCCGGCCTGGTGATCTCCCTGATTTCCAAGGCGAAGAATGCCGGCATCCCATTCTCCGAGATGGACGATCCCTTTGTGGCGGAGGTCGCCCAGGCTTATGCCAACGAACTGCGCGCGCAGAATGCGGTGGATTTCGATGACCTGCTATTGCTGGCCGAGCAGCTGCTGCGCGAGTTCCCCGACGTCCGCGACATCTGCCGCAAACGCTGGACCCGCGTCACTGTGGATGAGTTCCAGGATACCAACAGCTTGCAAATGCGCCTGCTGCAGCAGCTGGTGGGCGAGCCCTATCACGTCTGCGTGGTCGGCGACGACGATCAAAGTATCTACGGCTGGCGTGGCGCCGAGGTGGCGAACATCCTTCAGTTTGAAAAGTTCTTCCCCAATCCGAAGATCATTCGCTTGGAGTACAACTACCGCAGCTCCGACTCGATCATTCACACTGCAAACTCATTGATCGTGCACAACGTCGGGCGGCGGGAAAAGCAGCTCCGCTCGGTGAAACCCGGCGGCGAGGACATCCGCATTATTTCCATGCCTGGTGACGCGGAAGAAGCGGAATTCATTGCCCATGAGATCACCGACCTCCACCGGGTGGAAAAAATCCCCCTGGAAGACATCGCCATTTTGTTCCGCACCAACTCGCAGTGCCGTCACCTCGAGCAGGGGCTGCGCGAGGAAGAGATCCCCTACCGGATGATTGGCGCGCAAAGTTTTTACGACAAACGCGAGGTCCGCGATATTCTCGCCTACTTGCAGGTGCTGGCCAACCCGTCCGCCGATATTCCGCTGCTGCGCATCATGAACTCACCGCCCCGGGGGATTGGCCAGGCAGCGGCGATTATTCTCACCGATAACTCACGGCTGCGTGGTGGCAGCGTGTGGGAATCGATGGGCGTGCCCCCCGAAGACCTTTCCACCCGCGCGAAGAATTCCATCCTCGAGTTCACCACTCTGATCATGAAATACCGCGAGCGCATGACCAGCGGTGCCGAGAACATGGGCGATGTCTTGTTGGAGCTGATGGAGGAGACCGGCTACATCGAATGGGTCAAGCGCAACTCCAAGAATGAGAAGGAAATGGACATGCGCCGCAACAGCATCGACGATGTGGTGCAGCAGCTCAAAGACGCGTCCAAGAAAGGCAAGACGCTGCAGAAATTCCTCGATCAATCAGCTCTCGCCCGTGACCGCGAGGACGACAATGATATTGAAAAGCAGAAAGGGGTCACCCTCATCACCCTGCATGCCTCCAAGGGGCTGGAGTATCCCATTGTCTACCTCGTGGGCTTGGAAGAAGGGATCCTGCCGCACAAACGCAGTATTGAAGAAGGCACCACCGATGAGGAACGTCGCTTGCTCTACGTTGGCATCACCCGCGCCCAGGACCGCTGCACTCTCACTTGGTGCTCGGTGCGCATGAAATGGGGGCAGGAGCACGCAGGCGAAGCGAGTAAGTTCCTGATGGAGCTCGATGACAAATACGTCGAGCACATGGACTACGATGATATCATGGGTGAGGAAGCCTCCGAGGAAGACCTCGCCAATTTCTTTGCCGACATGCGTGGTGATTCGTAG
- a CDS encoding plasmid pRiA4b ORF-3 family protein gives MDSYVIKIFLYEVEPLIWRRFTVPATATFAEFNEIIQKVMGWSGGQDHQFRHGKGRHLGSVISNTQEQVGPQDDFTDEKEVVLKDFVGRRRLSLRLMYRYDFFDEWTHEVVIEEKSEADAPKVLEGERACPPEDCGGSFGYKECMGGFAEWMDDDFDPEAFDPESIKLP, from the coding sequence ATGGATTCCTACGTCATCAAGATCTTCCTTTACGAAGTGGAGCCGCTCATCTGGCGGCGCTTCACTGTGCCGGCGACAGCGACCTTTGCGGAATTCAATGAAATCATCCAGAAGGTCATGGGGTGGAGCGGGGGGCAAGACCACCAGTTCCGTCATGGCAAAGGGCGGCATCTCGGCAGTGTGATCTCGAATACGCAGGAACAAGTCGGACCACAGGATGATTTTACCGACGAAAAGGAGGTGGTGCTCAAGGATTTTGTCGGTCGCAGACGGCTGTCGCTGCGTCTGATGTATCGCTACGATTTCTTTGACGAGTGGACCCATGAAGTTGTCATCGAGGAAAAATCCGAGGCCGATGCTCCGAAGGTGTTAGAAGGCGAGCGCGCCTGCCCGCCGGAAGATTGCGGTGGCTCGTTTGGCTACAAGGAATGCATGGGAGGCTTCGCCGAGTGGATGGATGACGACTTCGATCCAGAGGCCTTCGATCCTGAGTCGATTAAGCTCCCGTAG
- a CDS encoding MmcQ/YjbR family DNA-binding protein, with the protein MTVADVIDYCSAKKGAVETTPFGPQALVYKVMGKMFALTDPDEYPPFVNLKCDPDRALELRDEHEAVKPGYHMSKRHWNSVYLDGTLAPELIRELIDYSYDLVVKGLKKVDREKLG; encoded by the coding sequence ATGACTGTTGCCGATGTGATTGATTACTGTAGCGCTAAAAAGGGCGCGGTGGAAACCACGCCTTTCGGTCCGCAGGCGCTGGTTTACAAGGTGATGGGCAAGATGTTTGCCCTCACCGATCCGGACGAATACCCGCCTTTTGTGAATCTCAAATGCGACCCTGATCGCGCGCTGGAACTGCGCGATGAACACGAGGCGGTGAAGCCTGGCTATCACATGAGCAAGAGGCACTGGAATAGCGTCTATCTCGACGGCACACTAGCGCCCGAGCTGATTCGTGAGCTGATCGACTACTCCTACGACTTGGTGGTCAAGGGGCTGAAAAAGGTAGATCGTGAAAAGCTCGGCTGA
- a CDS encoding VOC family protein, whose protein sequence is MKVEKVKYVLWAADWKRCLHFYRDLFGGEISFESETWSEIVIAGATIGIHGGGEGKRTWTGLSFQLDDLRAGIEKLKEHGGKLTREPTDTEEDPLHLAMCIDPDGNEFMMTCRRD, encoded by the coding sequence ATGAAGGTCGAAAAAGTCAAATACGTGCTGTGGGCAGCCGATTGGAAACGCTGCCTGCACTTCTACCGCGATCTCTTCGGCGGTGAGATTAGCTTTGAGTCGGAGACTTGGAGCGAAATCGTCATCGCCGGAGCGACCATCGGCATCCACGGTGGAGGCGAAGGCAAGCGCACTTGGACTGGCCTCAGTTTTCAGCTCGACGACCTCCGAGCCGGCATTGAAAAACTCAAAGAGCACGGTGGCAAGCTGACACGCGAACCCACCGACACCGAGGAAGATCCACTGCACCTCGCCATGTGCATCGACCCCGACGGCAACGAGTTCATGATGACCTGCCGCCGCGATTAA
- the leuS gene encoding leucine--tRNA ligase: MSDQRKPFPFDEFESKWQKHWDDAQTFRTPNPGDDDFDASKPKYFILDMFPYPSGAGLHVGHPEGYTATDILGRYKKMNDHNVLHPMGWDAFGLPAEQYAIKTGQHPRITTEANVDNFRRQLKSLGFGYDWTREVNTTDPNYVRWTQWIFLQLYGSYFNEETQKAAPVSELEEKGWTREQIDEVRLAFIHEAPVNWSPSMGTVLANEEIEEWKAKGETVERRPLRQWMLRITKYAERLINELDDLDWPESIKLLQKNWIGKSVGAEVRFEVSPNEAANTAGEGGYNPFQVTVFTTRPDTLFGATYMVLAPEHPLVSQITSPEQKQAVEEYIQTCASKSDLERGDLNKHKSGVPTGATATNPVNGEQIPVWIADYVMMGYGSGAIMAVPGHDERDYEFAQKFDLPVVQVVQPKGDDEWQGFTGNGTAVNSGFLDGMKTRDAKKAIIQWLESEGHGHAKVNYKLRDWLFSRQRYWGEPFPILWEDGQHKPVPESELPVLQPEMDDFKPTGSPEGPLAKATDWINYSETAKRETNTMPQWAGSCWYYMRYCDPNNTDRFISKEAEEYWSGNEGTGMVDLYVGGTEHAVLHLLYARFWHKVLHDLGHVSTIEPFQKLVNQGLILGEMEFSQFRASDGTLVSFKDVTEQDNTFHHKSSGEPLTKEPLNGEQVDKDGENYVLKSDRSIRVRGKAEKMSKSLGNVVNPDDVVKEYGADALRLYEMFMGPLEQVKPWQMKGVEGVSRFLARVWRLAFEQNQEGEWVLSSKLTDDEPTDKALLKVLHETIKKVGEDIEKLSFNTAISQMMVCTNAFTAAEKLPAVLLRDLLKCLNPFAPHLTEEIHEQVGEAFPSAKCSRGRILADRAWPSYKEEYLVEDEVEIVVQVNGKLRGKITVAKDAPKDEIEALAQQDKNVQLHTDGKTIRKIIVVPGRLVNIVAN, from the coding sequence ATGTCCGACCAACGTAAACCTTTCCCCTTCGACGAGTTCGAATCCAAGTGGCAGAAACACTGGGATGATGCCCAAACATTCCGCACTCCGAACCCCGGTGATGACGACTTCGATGCCTCCAAGCCGAAGTATTTCATCCTCGATATGTTCCCCTACCCGTCCGGAGCCGGCCTGCACGTCGGTCACCCCGAGGGATACACCGCCACGGACATCTTGGGTCGGTATAAAAAGATGAACGATCACAACGTCCTGCACCCGATGGGTTGGGACGCCTTCGGCCTGCCTGCCGAGCAATACGCAATCAAAACCGGCCAGCACCCACGGATTACCACGGAGGCAAACGTCGATAACTTCCGCCGCCAGCTGAAGTCCTTGGGCTTTGGCTACGATTGGACCCGCGAGGTCAACACCACCGATCCCAACTACGTGCGCTGGACCCAGTGGATTTTCCTGCAGCTCTACGGATCGTATTTCAACGAGGAAACCCAAAAAGCCGCCCCTGTGAGTGAGCTGGAAGAAAAAGGATGGACCCGCGAGCAGATCGACGAAGTCCGCCTTGCCTTCATCCACGAAGCCCCCGTGAACTGGTCGCCGTCCATGGGCACCGTGCTGGCGAACGAGGAAATCGAGGAGTGGAAAGCCAAAGGAGAAACCGTCGAACGCCGCCCGCTGCGCCAGTGGATGCTGCGCATCACCAAGTATGCCGAACGATTGATTAACGAGCTCGATGACCTCGATTGGCCGGAGTCGATCAAGCTGCTGCAGAAAAACTGGATCGGAAAATCGGTCGGTGCCGAGGTCCGTTTCGAGGTCTCACCGAACGAGGCCGCGAACACCGCCGGCGAAGGTGGCTACAATCCTTTCCAAGTCACCGTCTTCACCACCCGTCCCGACACCCTGTTCGGCGCCACCTACATGGTGCTGGCACCCGAGCACCCACTGGTATCCCAAATCACCTCGCCTGAGCAAAAGCAGGCGGTGGAAGAATACATCCAAACTTGCGCATCCAAGTCGGACCTCGAACGAGGCGACCTGAACAAACACAAATCCGGCGTGCCCACCGGCGCCACCGCCACCAATCCGGTGAACGGCGAGCAGATCCCCGTGTGGATCGCCGATTACGTGATGATGGGCTACGGCAGCGGAGCCATCATGGCCGTGCCAGGCCACGACGAGCGCGATTACGAGTTTGCCCAGAAATTTGATCTCCCTGTGGTGCAGGTCGTCCAGCCTAAGGGCGATGACGAGTGGCAAGGGTTCACCGGCAACGGCACCGCCGTGAACTCCGGTTTCCTCGACGGCATGAAGACCCGCGATGCCAAGAAAGCCATCATCCAGTGGCTGGAATCAGAAGGCCACGGCCACGCCAAGGTGAACTACAAACTCCGCGACTGGCTGTTCTCCCGCCAGCGCTACTGGGGCGAGCCCTTCCCTATTCTCTGGGAAGACGGCCAGCACAAACCTGTGCCGGAATCCGAGCTACCCGTGCTGCAGCCTGAGATGGACGATTTCAAACCGACCGGATCCCCGGAAGGCCCGCTGGCCAAGGCGACCGATTGGATCAACTACTCGGAGACCGCCAAACGCGAAACCAACACCATGCCCCAGTGGGCTGGCTCATGCTGGTATTACATGCGCTACTGCGATCCTAACAACACCGATCGCTTCATCTCAAAAGAAGCTGAAGAGTATTGGTCTGGCAACGAAGGCACCGGCATGGTGGACCTCTACGTTGGCGGCACCGAGCACGCCGTGCTGCACCTGCTCTACGCCCGCTTCTGGCACAAGGTGTTGCACGATCTCGGCCACGTCTCCACCATCGAGCCGTTCCAAAAACTGGTCAACCAAGGCCTGATTCTTGGCGAAATGGAATTCTCACAATTCCGAGCATCTGATGGAACACTTGTTTCCTTCAAAGACGTCACTGAGCAAGATAATACTTTCCATCATAAATCCAGCGGTGAACCTCTTACCAAGGAACCACTCAACGGAGAACAAGTTGATAAAGACGGTGAAAATTATGTATTAAAATCTGATCGCTCAATTCGTGTAAGAGGCAAAGCCGAAAAGATGTCCAAGTCTCTCGGCAACGTCGTCAACCCGGACGATGTGGTAAAAGAATACGGTGCTGATGCCTTGCGTCTCTACGAAATGTTCATGGGACCGCTCGAGCAGGTCAAGCCATGGCAGATGAAAGGCGTCGAGGGTGTTTCACGTTTCCTCGCACGTGTCTGGCGTCTTGCCTTTGAGCAAAACCAGGAAGGCGAGTGGGTGCTGTCCAGCAAACTCACCGATGACGAACCTACGGATAAGGCGCTGCTGAAAGTGCTGCACGAAACCATCAAGAAAGTGGGCGAGGACATCGAAAAGCTTTCGTTCAACACCGCCATCTCCCAGATGATGGTCTGCACCAATGCCTTCACCGCAGCGGAAAAACTGCCAGCTGTATTGCTGCGCGATCTGCTCAAGTGCCTCAACCCATTTGCCCCACACCTTACCGAAGAAATTCACGAGCAGGTAGGCGAAGCCTTCCCAAGTGCGAAGTGCTCACGCGGTCGCATTCTCGCGGACCGTGCCTGGCCGAGCTACAAGGAGGAATACCTGGTCGAAGACGAGGTGGAAATCGTGGTACAGGTCAACGGTAAGCTGCGCGGCAAGATCACCGTGGCCAAGGATGCGCCGAAAGATGAAATCGAAGCCCTCGCGCAGCAGGATAAAAACGTCCAGCTGCACACCGATGGCAAAACGATCCGCAAAATCATCGTGGTCCCAGGTCGTCTGGTGAACATCGTCGCCAACTGA
- a CDS encoding GYF domain-containing protein — MQVTDPWYYTDRNGAQAGPVSTAELQQMITSGRLLNTSMVWKQGMADWTVHSQIAELQPSPQAAPVEQTESVNPYHPPASMPSPADAPSPYQPEELKEYGGIRRLNYFMRNLLLMVAIVVLAVLTYARRTEPSPIILLGALVIFLFFYLRFAILRIRNIGISGWWLLLFLVPLVNNLLNIALIACPQGFADHKKMDAAGIVLAVIFGGFFLLSLAINIFSVIA, encoded by the coding sequence ATGCAAGTCACCGATCCATGGTATTACACAGACAGAAACGGAGCCCAAGCAGGCCCCGTTTCCACGGCTGAGCTACAGCAGATGATCACGTCAGGCAGGCTACTCAATACCTCCATGGTCTGGAAACAAGGCATGGCGGATTGGACTGTGCACAGCCAGATCGCCGAGCTCCAACCAAGCCCACAAGCGGCCCCCGTGGAGCAGACTGAATCGGTCAACCCATACCATCCACCGGCAAGCATGCCGTCGCCGGCGGACGCCCCCTCCCCCTATCAGCCAGAGGAACTCAAAGAATACGGAGGCATCCGAAGATTGAATTACTTCATGAGAAACCTGCTGCTGATGGTCGCCATCGTTGTGCTTGCAGTTTTGACATACGCGCGCCGCACGGAACCGTCGCCCATTATCCTCCTTGGAGCTTTGGTGATCTTTCTCTTTTTCTATCTTCGCTTTGCCATCCTTCGCATTAGAAATATCGGCATCAGCGGCTGGTGGCTCTTGCTGTTCCTCGTCCCGCTGGTGAACAACCTCCTAAACATCGCTCTGATTGCCTGTCCCCAAGGCTTCGCCGATCACAAAAAAATGGACGCCGCAGGCATTGTCCTCGCCGTCATCTTTGGTGGCTTTTTCCTCCTGTCACTTGCCATCAATATCTTTTCAGTCATTGCCTGA
- a CDS encoding DUF4339 domain-containing protein, producing MTTEKQWFYTDSAGQQAGPVSADGLRQLSAAGTVSSATLVWSEGMAEWTPATQVPGLLPTQTTAAGNPYATPQTSVTAPVSHDDYPIPEVKRTNYGLFIGTFLFGFILFMAGFVMMGLQDSSSYDAADPYGLNSSTTTSEPSVASIVLLIVGGLSLAFGGILGLVYLHRAWTVIQPGGATTTPGKSVGFLFIPLFNLYWYFIAYWKWSQDWNRVTASHSKLVAAPKAKEGVFLAYPILNIVGSLVSIAGIAGLVMYFILMKQMCNAVNYMHDLRLSNPSEDKPGGLSLY from the coding sequence ATGACTACAGAAAAACAATGGTTCTACACCGACTCCGCCGGCCAACAGGCTGGCCCCGTTAGCGCTGATGGCTTGAGACAGCTTTCAGCGGCAGGCACCGTCAGCTCCGCCACCCTCGTCTGGTCCGAAGGCATGGCTGAGTGGACACCCGCCACCCAGGTCCCCGGATTGCTCCCCACTCAAACCACTGCCGCCGGTAACCCCTACGCAACACCACAAACATCCGTCACCGCCCCAGTCAGTCATGACGACTACCCGATCCCAGAGGTCAAACGCACCAACTACGGGCTGTTCATCGGCACCTTTTTGTTCGGCTTCATCCTATTCATGGCCGGATTTGTCATGATGGGCCTCCAGGATAGCTCCAGCTACGATGCCGCAGACCCCTACGGCCTGAATAGCAGCACTACAACCAGCGAACCATCCGTCGCCAGCATCGTCCTGCTCATTGTCGGTGGTCTGTCTCTCGCGTTTGGAGGCATCCTCGGCTTGGTGTATTTGCACCGCGCCTGGACCGTGATCCAACCCGGTGGCGCCACCACAACGCCCGGCAAATCGGTCGGTTTCCTGTTCATCCCCCTGTTCAATCTCTACTGGTATTTCATCGCCTATTGGAAATGGTCTCAGGACTGGAACCGCGTCACCGCCTCCCACAGCAAGCTGGTCGCTGCGCCAAAGGCCAAGGAAGGTGTCTTCCTCGCCTACCCCATCCTGAACATCGTCGGTTCACTCGTCAGCATTGCCGGTATCGCTGGCCTCGTGATGTATTTCATTCTGATGAAGCAAATGTGCAACGCGGTGAACTACATGCACGATCTACGCCTGAGCAACCCGTCCGAAGACAAGCCCGGCGGACTCTCACTCTACTAA
- the lpdA gene encoding dihydrolipoyl dehydrogenase: protein MYDLIVIGGGPAGYVGAIRGAQLGKKVAVVEADRAGGTCLNWGCIPTKALLKNAELFQTLTKKAATFGLAFENLTYDWSKVIGRSRQVSDRLAGGIEFLFKKNKVDYIRGFGSIAAENKVEVTAADGSKQIIEGKNILVATGCKSRELPPLPFNGKSVISSKEAMVLPQQPKEMVIIGAGAIGVEFAYVYNAYGTKVTIIEMQPNLLPVEDDEIGKELQKSFTKQGVRCLTDTKCVNFKDNGDSVSIDVEGPKGNETITADVCLVAIGVAPVLPGGMEMELDRGFIKVGDRYETSIPSVYACGDISGPPWLAHTASFEAIQLVEGLFVEGHTPRKVGNFPGCTYCHPQVASVGKTERALKEEGVEYKVGKFPYAALGKAQASGDAEGFVKLLFGKEHGELLGAHIIGDNATELIAEMGLALEMELTTDELHSTIHAHPTLAEAIHEATLDADGHAIHF from the coding sequence ATGTACGATCTCATTGTCATCGGCGGAGGCCCCGCCGGATACGTCGGAGCCATCCGCGGAGCCCAACTCGGAAAAAAAGTCGCCGTAGTTGAGGCCGACCGCGCTGGCGGCACCTGCCTGAACTGGGGCTGTATCCCCACCAAGGCCCTGCTCAAAAACGCCGAGCTCTTCCAGACACTCACCAAGAAAGCCGCCACCTTCGGCCTCGCATTTGAGAACCTGACCTACGATTGGTCCAAGGTCATCGGCCGTTCACGTCAGGTCTCCGATCGCCTCGCTGGCGGTATCGAGTTTCTGTTCAAGAAAAACAAGGTCGACTACATCCGTGGCTTCGGCTCCATCGCAGCTGAAAACAAGGTGGAAGTCACCGCCGCAGACGGCTCCAAGCAGATCATCGAAGGCAAGAACATCCTGGTCGCCACCGGTTGTAAGAGCCGCGAGTTGCCACCTCTTCCCTTCAACGGCAAGTCCGTGATCAGCTCCAAGGAAGCCATGGTGCTGCCACAGCAGCCGAAAGAAATGGTCATCATCGGCGCCGGTGCCATCGGCGTTGAGTTCGCTTACGTTTACAATGCTTACGGCACCAAGGTCACCATCATCGAAATGCAGCCTAACCTGCTCCCTGTCGAGGACGATGAGATTGGTAAAGAACTGCAGAAGTCCTTCACCAAGCAAGGCGTGCGCTGCCTGACCGATACCAAGTGCGTCAACTTCAAGGACAATGGCGACTCCGTTTCCATCGATGTCGAAGGACCGAAAGGAAACGAAACCATCACCGCCGATGTCTGCCTCGTTGCCATCGGTGTGGCTCCCGTCCTCCCCGGAGGCATGGAAATGGAACTCGACCGCGGCTTCATCAAAGTCGGCGATCGCTACGAGACCTCCATCCCGAGCGTTTACGCCTGCGGCGACATCTCCGGCCCACCATGGCTGGCTCACACAGCCAGCTTCGAAGCCATCCAACTCGTCGAAGGCCTCTTCGTCGAAGGCCACACTCCTCGCAAGGTGGGCAATTTCCCTGGTTGCACCTACTGCCACCCACAGGTCGCCTCCGTCGGCAAGACCGAGCGCGCACTCAAGGAAGAAGGTGTCGAATACAAGGTCGGCAAGTTCCCTTACGCCGCCCTCGGCAAGGCCCAGGCATCTGGCGATGCGGAAGGCTTCGTGAAACTTCTCTTCGGCAAGGAACACGGCGAGCTGCTCGGCGCTCACATCATCGGTGACAACGCCACCGAACTGATTGCGGAAATGGGTCTGGCTCTGGAAATGGAACTCACCACCGATGAGCTGCACTCCACCATCCACGCTCACCCAACACTGGCAGAAGCCATCCACGAGGCCACGCTCGATGCAGACGGCCACGCGATTCACTTCTAG